The sequence CATCGGCGGCGCATCGTATCAGGCGTACCCGGCAGGGACGCAAGCCTCGCGGGCCCATGACGGCCCTGGTGCTGCCCGGCGCCAGCGGTCCACGTCACGCGTGCAGGCGCGGCTGGCGCCTGCGTGTCACGACGCGTACAGGCGCGTCTTGCCCAGGACGCCACCTTGCGCGCGATGATGCCACTCTTGCAGGCTGCGCACCTGGCGATGCCCGCGCAGGACCTCGCGCACCTCCAGAGCGTCGACCGCGGCGAGGGCGGCGGCCATGGTGGTGAAGTAGGGGATGTTCGCCAGGAGCGTACTGCGACGGATGCTGTAGCTGTCGCGAATGGCCTTCACGCCCTGGGTGGTGTTGATCACGAGCTGTATGTCGCCCGAGCGCACCGCGTCCACGATGTGCGGCGAGCCTTGGAGCACCTTGTTGATGCGCGCCACGGGAACGCGGGCGCGTTCGACGGCATCGGCGGTGCCCCCCGTCGCCACGATCTCGAAGCCCAGATTGCGCAGGCGGCGCGCCACTTGGCAGGCCTGCGCTTTGTCTTCGTCCGCAACGCTGATGAAGGCCCTTCCCCGCTCGGGCAGCACGTAGCCACTGGCGGTCAGGCTCTTCTCGAAGGCCAACGCCGCACTGGTGGCGACACCCATCACTTCGCCCGTGGAGCGCATCTCCGGCCCCAGGATGGTGTCGACGCCTGGGAACTTGGCGAAGGGAAACACGCTTTCTTTGACGGCCACATGGGTGGGGACGGCTTCGTCGATCACGCCGAGTTCGTCCAAGGTCTGTCCCACCATCACCTTGGCAGCGATCTTCGCCAGCGGTCGCCCGGTCGCCTTCGACACGAAGGGCACGGTACGCGAGGCCCGCGGGTTCACTTCCAGCACGTAGACCTGGTCGTCCTTGACGGCGAGCTGGACGTTCATCAGTCCAACCACCCCCAGCTCCAGGGCCAGGGCCCTCACGTTGTCCTCGATCTCGGCCACGATGCGCGGATTGAGGGTGTGAGGCGGCAGCACGCTCGTGGAGTCGCCGGAATGCACTCCGGCCTCTTCGATGTGCTGCATCACGCCACCCACCACCGCGCGACGACCATCGGACACACAGTCGACGTCGACCTCGATCGCATTCTTCAGGAACTGGTCGATGAGCAGGGTCGGCGTCTGCCCTTCGTCCTGCGCTGCATCCATGGCCAGGCCGACGTAGGCGTCCAGCTCTTCGGCGCTCCAACAGATCATCATGGCGCGGCCACCGAGCACGTAGGAAGGTCGCACGAGCACCGGATAGCCGATCGACTCGGCGATCGCCCTCGCCTCGGCAATGCCCGCAGCGATCCCTGCCTTGGGCCGTTGGAGATCCAGCTTGCTCAGCAGCTGATCGAAGCGCTCGCGATCCTCCGCGCGATCGATGGCGTCTGCACTCGTTCCCAACAGGCGCACCCCCGCCTGCTCCAGGGGCACCGCCAAGCGCAAAGGTGTCTGCCCACCAAACTGCACGATCACCCCCAACAATTCCCCCGCGGCCGCTTCCTCCTTCACGATGTTGAGCACGTCTTCGAGGGTGAGTGGCTCGAAGTAGAGCCTGTCCGCGGTGTCGTAGTCCGTGGATACGGTCTCGGGATTGCAGTTGACCATGATGGTCTCGATCCCGAGTTCCTTGAGCGCGAACACGGCGTGACAACAGCAGTAGTCGAACTCGATGCCTTGGCCGATGCGATTCGGGCCGCCGCCCAAGATGATGACCTTGCGCGCGCTGGTCACCGCACTCTCGCTGCGGGTCTCGTAGGTGGAGTAGAGATAGGGCGTGTGCGCGATGAACTCGGCGGCGCAGGTGTCAACGCGACAGAACGTGGCCCGCACGCCCTGCTGCTCCCGCTGCGCACGGACTCCACCCTCTGTGCTGCCCGTCAGGGCAGCCAACTGACGATCCGAGAAGCCCAAGCGCTTCGCCTGCTGGAAACTGTCGGCGTCGAGGCTGGCGCCCAGGCGCAACGACGCTTCGAACTCGAGGATGCGCTCCAACTGACGCAGGAACCAGGGATCGATGGCGGTGAGCTCATGGACGCGCTCCACTGAAATGCCCGCGCGCAAGGCATCCGCCACGTAGAACAAGCGGTCGGCCGAGGGCGTGGGGACGACGCGCTCCAAAAGGGCCGGCAGCTCTTCGTTGGGAGGCGGTGGCTCCGTAGAGCGCGGCCGGGCCTGGGGCGGAGCGTCGTAGACCAGATCCCGCGCCGCGTTGGGATCCTCGGCCAGGGCGCGGTAGTCCACGCGTCCCTGCAGACTGACCAAACCGTCGCGTCCCCGCTCCAAGCTGCGGGCCGCCTTCTGCAGCGCCTCCGGGAAGCTCCGACCCATGCTCATCACCTCCCCCACGCTCTTCATCTGCGTGCCGAGACGGTGGTCCGCCCCGGGGAACTTCTCGAAGGCGAAGCGCGGCCATTTGACCACGACGTAGTCGATGGTCG comes from Polyangiaceae bacterium and encodes:
- the carB gene encoding carbamoyl-phosphate synthase large subunit, producing the protein MPRREDINKILLIGSGPIVIGQACEFDYSGTQGAKALVGLGYDVVLVNSNPATIMTDPELVRRTYVEPLDVPNLSAIIERERPDALLPTLGGQTALNLAIDLHERGVLSRHGVELIGASIDAIRKAEDRQLFKDAMARVGLSCPLSAHVSSVEEARAFAERAGFPLILRPSFTLGGSGGGVVQDETELASRIEWALAQSPTHQVLIEESVLGWKEFELEVIRDKNDNFIVVCTIENVDPMGVHTGDSITVAPAMTLTDREYQLMRDAARRVMNEIGVETGGSNVQFALDPATGRLLVIEMNPRVSRSSALASKATGYPIAKIAAKLAVGFTLDELTNDITQTSAAFEPTIDYVVVKWPRFAFEKFPGADHRLGTQMKSVGEVMSMGRSFPEALQKAARSLERGRDGLVSLQGRVDYRALAEDPNAARDLVYDAPPQARPRSTEPPPPNEELPALLERVVPTPSADRLFYVADALRAGISVERVHELTAIDPWFLRQLERILEFEASLRLGASLDADSFQQAKRLGFSDRQLAALTGSTEGGVRAQREQQGVRATFCRVDTCAAEFIAHTPYLYSTYETRSESAVTSARKVIILGGGPNRIGQGIEFDYCCCHAVFALKELGIETIMVNCNPETVSTDYDTADRLYFEPLTLEDVLNIVKEEAAAGELLGVIVQFGGQTPLRLAVPLEQAGVRLLGTSADAIDRAEDRERFDQLLSKLDLQRPKAGIAAGIAEARAIAESIGYPVLVRPSYVLGGRAMMICWSAEELDAYVGLAMDAAQDEGQTPTLLIDQFLKNAIEVDVDCVSDGRRAVVGGVMQHIEEAGVHSGDSTSVLPPHTLNPRIVAEIEDNVRALALELGVVGLMNVQLAVKDDQVYVLEVNPRASRTVPFVSKATGRPLAKIAAKVMVGQTLDELGVIDEAVPTHVAVKESVFPFAKFPGVDTILGPEMRSTGEVMGVATSAALAFEKSLTASGYVLPERGRAFISVADEDKAQACQVARRLRNLGFEIVATGGTADAVERARVPVARINKVLQGSPHIVDAVRSGDIQLVINTTQGVKAIRDSYSIRRSTLLANIPYFTTMAAALAAVDALEVREVLRGHRQVRSLQEWHHRAQGGVLGKTRLYAS